A genomic window from Parasteatoda tepidariorum isolate YZ-2023 chromosome 10, CAS_Ptep_4.0, whole genome shotgun sequence includes:
- the LOC107442714 gene encoding speckle-type POZ protein B-like — MYDPSMFSDFVFKVGDQSFPAHKIILSAHSPVFKNMMTHEFEESKTNSVTITDATPEIFDLFLRYLYSGEIEVKCWDSLKALYYLSDKYDIGILKTKCAETAISILSVDSACDILKAAYTYSDSHIITTAKQFAVQHLKEIVLREDWKELVTTHPLIGYEVTLYFVSK, encoded by the coding sequence ATGTACGATCCCAGTATGTTTAGcgattttgttttcaaagtgGGCGATCAATCCTTCCCAGCTCACAAAATAATCCTCTCTGCTCATTCTCCAGTGTTCAAGAATATGATGACCCACGAGTTCGAAGAATCCAAGACCAACAGCGTCACTATTACGGACGCCACGcctgaaatatttgatttattcctGAGGTATTTGTATTCAGGTGAGATTGAAGTCAAGTGTTGGGATTCATTAAAAGCGCTTTACTACTTGTCCGATAAATATGACATTGGAATTCTGAAGACTAAATGCGCAGAAACGgcaatttctattttatctgTAGATTCTGCATGTGATATACTTAAAGCTGCTTATACCTATTCCGATTCACACATAATTACAACTGCTAAACAATTTGCTGTTCAACACTTGAAGGAAATTGTTTTGAGAGAAGATTGGAAGGAACTTGTAACAACTCATCCGTTGATTGGATATGAAGTAaccttatattttgtttcaaaataa